In Mytilus edulis chromosome 6, xbMytEdul2.2, whole genome shotgun sequence, the following proteins share a genomic window:
- the LOC139527165 gene encoding uncharacterized protein isoform X1, translating to MKLQVLCVLVFVCGVSCMNRNIFRKYLVARQQRLLERHRGDSGSKEDDVFDDDEVVTLTCGEGEVIRVVNANYGSQAKPRQPRKNRKHGKGGKGGKSGKDQCSDPQSLVKVEGECNGKQTCEFTVSDLFNEDDCINEEEVAVRSGSKSGNDIQLWLDYQCIPHPCVNYYCAHEGICVLVDLIDLTPRCHCVNEWTGAHCDDNPCEADPSPCPAKSTCSINSDGSASCCCEEGYTGDQCDVLVDPCTVNPCQNDGQCTLDSQGLPVCTCVTGFEGTFCDVNCQWPMGTCPTGFTEIPAGSRNCYYTCDTETGWLSAVFECRARDAYLWEPNTPTELTVVGQVLDGEADKYWTGASDQTSEGTPTFELGSLGALTLSADSNGVNSDCVAYEPGDDLIYRTCHTQRKCVCEIQILCAKQN from the exons ATGAAGTTACAGGTACTATGCGTACTTGTATTTGTCTGTGGAGTTAGTTGTATGAACCGAAATATTTTCAGAAAGTATTTAG TGGCAAGACAACAAAGATTATTGGAAAGACATCGTGGAGACAGCGGCAGTAAAG AGGATGACGTATTCGACGATGATGAGGTAGTCACACTAACTTGTGGCGAAGGGGAAGTAATTCGTGTGGTGAATGCCAACTATGGTAGTCAAGCAAAACCTCGTCAACCGAGAAAAAATCGTAAACATGGAAAAGGAGGTAAAGGAGGCAAATCTGGAAAAGATCAATGTAGCGATCCACAGTCCTTGGTGAAAGTGGAGGGCGAATGTAATGGGAAACAAACATGTGAATTTACGGTCAGTGACCTTTTCAATGAAGATGATTGTATAAACGAGGAAGAGGTTGCAGTAAGGTCAGGGTCAAAGTCCGGCAATGATATTCAACTCTGGTTGGATTACCAATGCATACCTC ATCCATGTGTAAACTATTACTGTGCACATGAAGGTATATGCGTTTTAGTCGATCTGATAGATTTGACCCCTCGATGTCATTGCGTGAACGAGTGGACAGGTGCCCATTGTGACG ACAACCCATGCGAAGCAGACCCGAGCCCATGTCCAGCAAAAAGCACGTGTTCAATAAATAGTGATGGAAGTGCCAGTTGCTGTTGTGAAGAAGGATATACAGGAGATCAGTGCGACGTATTAg TGGATCCATGTACCGTTAATCCCTGCCAAAACGATGGACAATGTACCCTTGATAGCCAAGGACTTCCGGTGTGCACATGTGTAACTGGTTTTGAAGGAACATTTTGTGATG TCAATTGTCAGTGGCCAATGGGTACATGCCCTACAGGTTTTACCGAGATACCCGCGGGTAGTAGAAATTGCTATTATACGTGTGATACGGAAACTGGTTGGCTTAGTGCAgtg TTCGAGTGTCGAGCACGAGACGCGTATCTTTGGGAACCAAATACTCCAACGGAGCTTACTGTTGTTGGTCAAGTTCTGGATGGAGAAG CCGACAAATATTGGACTGGTGCCTCAGATCAGACTTCTGAAGGCACGCCTACCTTTGAACTTGGATCTTTAGGCGCATTAACTCTTTCAGCTG ATAGCAATGGTGTTAATTCAGACTGTGTTGCATATGAACCAGGAGACGATCTAATTTACAGAACATGTCATACTCAAAGAAAATGCGTTTGTGAGATACAG atTCTCTGTGCAAAACAAAACTAG